The window ACATGCCGGTCAGTAAACCATGCAACTCTGCCGGGGTAACCGCCAGACTTGCCGACTTCAACGTATCTGAAAAAAACAGATAATCAGGTAACTTTGTCTTACTCATTTTCAGGATCACTATCAGGGAAAAGAACTATCATCCTACCATTTCAGATAAATCGCCGAAATGTAAAATCCGGAATATTGACGGCATCAGGTGAACAAAATACCGAAAAGTACAATCAACCTACTCAAGATTTAGGCAGGGTCTGTATTTTTAACCAGCCATTGACCTTGATCTCACTGGAAAGACTTGAATCTTAAGATGGCTTTACCTATAGTTTCCGTCTTGACGATAATAAGGATGAGACAATAGCCTGTGATTTGTGAACAGGACTTGTGTGAGTCCGGAAAAACTGGACCATACTTGTGTTATCCATACCTGTATCGGGAAGTTGAATATTATCATTCATAACAGTTTTGTTACGAGTTCATTGATCATGAGTAATCAAGCGGTTGACGTGAAGATTTTAGGAAAAATCACCCGGGTAAATTGTCCGGCGGGGCAGGAAGAATCGCTGATTCAGGCAGCTCAGGAACTCAATGATCGTTTACAGATGATGTCTGAAAAAACCAAAGTGACGAATGAAATCAATTTATTGACGATTGCTGCGCTGAACATCTGTTATGAATTGCAGGAAAAAAATCAGGCATCTCACCATTTGTCTGAGCGTATTGAAAGATTATCAGCATCACTGGAAGATGCACTTCGCCGGAGCTCTCAACCCGAATAAGGCAAAGAATCCGGCAAAAAAATTTACCCTGGAGTGTGCGTCAGCGGAGTGAGTCCCTGAGCCGATAAGCAATACCTAAGGGTTAGTATCTGATAGCTATTGAGCAAGCTCGGCCTGAACCGAGAAGCCTACGGTTATCAATCCTGATCCGCCTTGAACCAGCTGGTTCAAGGGTCCAACATCTGCGACGGCACTCTGGGGTATCTTCAATTCAACTTTATGATTCTATCCGGAAAAATCATGCCAGAGTATAACGCCCTGAGTGCCCGCTCAAACTTCAGAACTGAGATCAGAAAAAAGAGAAATCAGTTAACATCAGATTTTCAGCAAAATGCGGCTCATCAATTGATACATCAATGCAGGCAATTACCTGAAGTTGAAGCCAGTCAACATATTGCACTTTATTTATCCTCAGATGGAGAACTGGATACACAACTGATCATTCAGTGGCTATGGCAACAGGAAAAGTCTGTTTACCTTCCGGTTATCCACCCTGTCTCACCGGGACACCTCCTGTTTCTAAAGTATGATAACGAGACTCAAATGGTCGCTAACCGCTACGGTATACAAGAACCCCGGCTGAAGAAAGATGACGTCCTGCCTGTTCAGTACCTGGACTTGATCTTCACGCCGCTTGTCGGATTTGATGCCACCGGGCAACGTCTGGGAATGGGTGGCGGTTATTATGATCGTACTCTGGCTGACTGGAAAAAAGTAAAACAAAATCCCACGATGGTCGGTTTAGCGCATGATTGTCAGTATGTTGATC is drawn from Vibrio quintilis and contains these coding sequences:
- a CDS encoding 5-formyltetrahydrofolate cyclo-ligase, with translation MPEYNALSARSNFRTEIRKKRNQLTSDFQQNAAHQLIHQCRQLPEVEASQHIALYLSSDGELDTQLIIQWLWQQEKSVYLPVIHPVSPGHLLFLKYDNETQMVANRYGIQEPRLKKDDVLPVQYLDLIFTPLVGFDATGQRLGMGGGYYDRTLADWKKVKQNPTMVGLAHDCQYVDQLPVASWDIPLPKIVTPTKIWSWESN
- a CDS encoding cell division protein ZapA translates to MSNQAVDVKILGKITRVNCPAGQEESLIQAAQELNDRLQMMSEKTKVTNEINLLTIAALNICYELQEKNQASHHLSERIERLSASLEDALRRSSQPE